The following proteins are encoded in a genomic region of Ornithinibacillus sp. 4-3:
- a CDS encoding zinc ribbon domain-containing protein yields MNVGCLSTKHLLSWSAFVTKLEYKAKWYDKTLVKISRWFPSSQICSDCGHRAGKKTLEIRKWACPVCHAQYDRDINASKNILAEGLSSLNSA; encoded by the coding sequence ATGAATGTTGGTTGTCTATCGACAAAACACCTACTATCCTGGTCTGCCTTTGTAACTAAATTAGAATACAAAGCGAAATGGTACGATAAAACACTCGTGAAAATAAGTAGATGGTTTCCGTCTAGCCAGATCTGTTCCGATTGTGGACATCGAGCTGGCAAGAAAACGCTTGAAATCAGAAAATGGGCTTGTCCTGTTTGTCATGCACAGTACGATAGAGATATCAATGCTAGTAAAAATATCTTAGCGGAGGGTTTAAGTAGCTTAAACTCAGCTTAA
- a CDS encoding D-alanyl-D-alanine carboxypeptidase family protein produces the protein MKKIIAIIFILLCAVLFFYNRMPAFEEEISLIEHSISEGQLILVNKAIAVQSEPDNLKLLPSDFAENVVINEDYYLQTEVLQSLFEMFEAAAEDGVENFQINSTYRNQEQQAGLFEEHGSDYALPAGYSEHQTGLAIDIGSTVDRMEDAKEGKWLAKNAANFGFILRYPEHKIDITEIAYEPWHFRYVGLPHSKIMQKKDLVLEEYLDFIKRKGSYMQRIQGVKYVVQYVEEVEEAKAPVGTYEISGNNVDGYIITTRLE, from the coding sequence TTGAAAAAGATAATTGCAATTATATTTATTTTACTTTGTGCGGTACTATTTTTTTATAATCGCATGCCTGCTTTTGAAGAAGAAATTTCATTAATTGAGCATTCTATTTCAGAAGGGCAACTTATTTTAGTGAACAAAGCAATAGCAGTTCAGTCTGAGCCAGATAATTTAAAATTACTTCCATCAGACTTTGCAGAAAATGTTGTTATTAATGAAGACTATTATTTACAAACCGAGGTTTTGCAATCATTGTTTGAGATGTTTGAAGCTGCCGCTGAGGATGGAGTAGAAAACTTTCAAATCAATAGTACTTATCGTAATCAAGAACAACAAGCAGGGCTTTTTGAAGAACATGGTTCGGATTATGCACTGCCAGCAGGCTATAGTGAACATCAAACAGGACTAGCCATTGATATTGGATCGACAGTAGATAGAATGGAAGATGCAAAAGAAGGGAAATGGCTCGCAAAAAATGCTGCAAACTTTGGTTTCATTTTACGTTATCCAGAGCATAAAATAGATATTACGGAAATTGCCTATGAACCATGGCATTTTCGCTATGTAGGATTACCACATAGTAAAATCATGCAGAAGAAAGATTTAGTCCTTGAGGAATATCTTGATTTTATAAAAAGAAAAGGATCTTACATGCAACGTATCCAAGGTGTGAAATACGTTGTACAGTACGTAGAAGAAGTAGAAGAGGCAAAAGCTCCTGTTGGTACATATGAAATATCTGGAAATAATGTGGATGGCTATATTATTACTACGAGATTGGAATAG